The following proteins are co-located in the Vigna unguiculata cultivar IT97K-499-35 chromosome 9, ASM411807v1, whole genome shotgun sequence genome:
- the LOC114196242 gene encoding serine carboxypeptidase-like 45 → MKWPTWKYSTMAMGVVFFCLSFSSEVFCDRSHADRIAELPGQPYVGFQQFSGYVTVDEKEHKSLFYYFAESETDPASKPLVLWLNGGPGCSSLGVGAFSENGPFRPNGEFLIKNYYSWNKEANMLYLETPVGVGFSYAKGSSSYMTVNDEATARDNLVFLLRWFNKFPQYRSRDLFLTGESYAGHYVPQLAKLMIEMNIRKKIFNLKGIALGNPVLEYATDFNSRAEFFWSHGLISDSTYNIFTTVCNYSRYVSEYYRDSISPLCSKVMGQVSRETSKFVDKYDVTLDVCISSVLSQSKVISPKTQEASESIDVCVDDKVTNYLNRRDVQEALHAKLVGVRKWDVCSNVLNYDMLNLEVPTLPVVGSLIKAGVRVLVYSGDQDSVIPLTGSRTLVQKLARQLGLNTTVPYRVWFEGQQVGGWTQVHGNILSFATVRGASHEVPFSQPQRSLVLFKSFLRGVPLPEVF, encoded by the exons ATGAAGTGGCCAACATGGAAGTACAGCACCATGGCAATGGGTGTGGTGTTCTTTTGTCTGAGTTTTTCCTCGGAGGTGTTCTGTGACCGTTCTCATGCAGACAGAATTGCTGAGCTTCCTGGCCAACCCTACGTAGGCTTTCAACAGTTCTCTGGGTATGTCACAGTGGATGAGAAGGAACACAAGTCTCTCTTTTACTATTTTGCTGAGTCAGAAACTGATCCAGCTTCAAAGCCTCTTGTTTTGTGGCTCAATGGAG GACCTGGTTGTTCTTCACTGGGAGTGGGTGCATTCTCAGAAAATGGACCTTTCAGACCAAATGGAGAATTtctgattaaaaattattatagttgGAACAAAG AGGCAAACATGCTGTATTTGGAGACACCAGTTGGAGTGGGGTTCTCTTACGCTAAAGGTAGCTCCTCATATATGACAGTGAATGACGAGGCAACAG CCAGGGACAATCTTGTATTCCTGCTACGCTGGTTCAACAAGTTCCCCCAATACAGGAGCAGAGATTTGTTTCTAACGGGGGAAAGCTATGCAG GTCATTATGTTCCTCAACTTGCGAAGCTCATGATTGAAATGAACATAAGGAAAAAGATATTCAATCTGAAAGGCATTGCG TTGGGTAATCCAGTTCTAGAATATGCCACTGACTTCAATTCAAGAGCTGAGTTCTTTTGGTCTCACGGACTGATATCAGATTCAACCTACAACATATTCACCACAGTGTGCAACTATTCTAGGTACGTGAGTGAGTACTATAGGGACTCAATTTCGCCTCTTTGTTCAAAGGTTATGGGTCAAGTGAGCAGAGAAACCAGTAAATTTGTGGACAAATATGATGTCACACTTGATGTTTGCATTTCCTCAGTGCTATCACAATCCAAGGTTATTTCTCCTAAAACCCAA GAAGCAAGTGAGAGCATAGACGTGTGTGTGGATGACAAGGTTACAAACTACTTAAACCGGAGAGATGTACAAGAAGCACTTCATGCAAAGCTCGTTGGAGTTCGCAAGTGGGATGTTTGCAGCAA CGTGCTGAACTATGATATGCTCAACCTGGAAGTGCCTACACTACCTGTTGTTGGATCACTCATAAAAGCTGGAGTCAGGGTCTTAGTTTATAG TGGAGATCAAGATTCAGTAATTCCACTGACTGGAAGCCGTACCTTAGTTCAGAAGTTGGCAAGACAATTAGGACTGAATACAACAGTCCCTTACAGAGTATGGTTTGAAGGTCAGCAG GTTGGTGGTTGGACTCAAGTTCATGGCAATATCCTCTCATTTGCGACTGTTAGAGGTGCCTCCCATGAAGTTCCTTTCTCACAACCTCAAAGATCACTTGTACTATTCAAGTCATTCTTGAGAGGCGTACCTTTACCTGAAGTCTTCTGA